The following are from one region of the Paenibacillus sabinae T27 genome:
- a CDS encoding FTR1 family iron permease, whose protein sequence is MRKLRIITLLIPLLIVLVFLPKQVAAASQGVENMKQAKNKIAQAIDLAKQDLSKAKPVYEQFHDQWMDEEDSVKSDSLAAYKDIETQMGQVEYELLVNKQDEAITALVSLQQVLDKYTNGQFANVENVKEADITLAGFVSLLEQTKNAVQQQDQVSSLNAISKVRESWLSVEGNVVAQSSTVYSNTERDMVVANAMITDHKYEDAASLLTDMITYLTPLSQKSTYTLWDAAMIPIREGLEALLVVGALLAYVKKSKDQKGKLWIWVGVMVGLIVSAALAVIVKYVFSSGAFGNNNFLIGGWTGVFAAVMLLYMSYWLHSKSNLEQWNTYIQEKTQTALSTGNIVSLGILTFLAVFREGTETVLFIIGMANQISAQQLLLGIMVGFGVLGVVAFIMLYIGAKLPIRPFFLTSSLIVLYLCIKFAGLGINSLQLAGAIPTTNSSVLPSIRFLAFFPSWESAIPQILIIAVAIIVVVRGKIKSSTRTANT, encoded by the coding sequence TTGCGTAAATTAAGAATAATAACGTTGTTAATTCCGCTTCTAATTGTCCTGGTATTCCTGCCAAAGCAAGTGGCTGCTGCGAGTCAAGGCGTGGAAAATATGAAGCAAGCCAAGAATAAAATTGCTCAAGCGATAGATTTAGCCAAACAGGATCTAAGCAAAGCGAAGCCAGTCTACGAGCAATTTCACGATCAATGGATGGACGAAGAGGACAGTGTTAAATCAGACTCCTTGGCCGCCTATAAAGACATCGAGACTCAAATGGGTCAAGTTGAATATGAGCTGTTGGTAAATAAGCAAGATGAAGCCATCACGGCACTGGTGAGCTTGCAGCAAGTGCTCGACAAGTACACAAACGGTCAATTTGCAAATGTCGAAAATGTAAAGGAAGCGGATATCACGCTTGCCGGATTCGTAAGCCTCCTGGAGCAAACTAAAAATGCTGTTCAACAGCAAGACCAGGTTTCATCGCTTAACGCGATAAGCAAGGTACGGGAGAGTTGGCTAAGTGTGGAGGGGAACGTGGTCGCCCAGTCTTCAACGGTTTACAGTAATACAGAGCGTGATATGGTTGTCGCAAACGCAATGATTACTGATCATAAGTATGAAGATGCAGCAAGTCTTTTGACTGATATGATTACATACCTTACCCCTCTCTCACAAAAATCAACCTATACACTTTGGGATGCGGCAATGATTCCAATCCGTGAGGGGCTGGAGGCTCTGCTTGTGGTTGGTGCTCTTCTTGCCTATGTGAAAAAATCGAAAGATCAAAAAGGCAAGTTGTGGATTTGGGTTGGCGTTATGGTTGGGCTTATTGTCAGTGCGGCGCTTGCCGTTATTGTCAAATATGTATTTTCTTCCGGGGCATTTGGAAATAACAACTTCCTGATTGGAGGGTGGACCGGCGTATTTGCGGCTGTAATGCTGCTTTATATGAGTTACTGGCTGCATAGTAAATCAAATTTAGAGCAGTGGAATACGTATATCCAGGAAAAAACGCAAACGGCGTTAAGCACCGGTAATATCGTATCTCTTGGTATCCTGACCTTTCTGGCGGTGTTCCGCGAGGGAACCGAAACGGTTCTATTCATTATTGGCATGGCTAATCAAATCAGCGCTCAGCAGCTTTTACTCGGGATAATGGTTGGGTTCGGTGTCCTAGGTGTTGTCGCCTTTATCATGCTGTATATCGGTGCAAAGCTTCCGATCCGGCCATTCTTCCTTACTTCAAGCTTAATCGTTCTTTATCTCTGCATAAAATTTGCCGGTCTAGGCATCAATAGTCTGCAGCTAGCGGGTGCGATCCCGACGACAAATAGTTCGGTGCTTCCCAGCATTAGGTTCCTTGCTTTCTTCCCTTCCTGGGAGAGTGCAATTCCGCAAATCCTGATCATTGCCGTGGCCATCATTGTCGTGGTAAGGGGCAAAATAAAAAGTTCAACTCGTACAGCCAATACTTAA
- a CDS encoding polyprenyl synthetase family protein, whose product MSVEFTNYSDTRYRLAEQKAAQYFSSLHGQVKEKTYVPVLTEDIEVWKRKHVRHRSWWTYFSRGKQKPDTRDYHRYIGWLNYTGKLDDYLDRSVSYIYMRDLGKAMDSPGTKARIRQVVTGIKTHLLHSTGTNREEQPDFLSLAGFYRWAQKEGVETAAIWVIDKLGNVSVHIPKELNAEQAQRKLIKIILGVVLHVIEEMGEETPPAERSRRLDEAIRLGYSYGLTYPFIDDLLDSQLLTAGEKERYSRMIRTALLTGIVPELGGWTGENVEFIRYVHSELRDAFEYIKGLQRPETVSTFFEQSYVFFQSQDIDRDKDLNCANYTNEELYIPVILKSASSRLIVRSVIHAEVDEGFDHRTFYYGIYNQLADDFADMFDDMEGGAVTPYTYYLKYRNQRQDLVNPYELYWTVICHLIHNVFRSDAKTREVILDRAINGLKRCKERLGDDKYNEIMDIFASGNLEFHHLVGQMVRKAEDVDFFDKLLRDQMNAFLKKDRQEKEDFQATVRTVRDQINSLLPIGQNNETQPMKDTLTDAANYSLEGDGKRLRPILTWVMGVNEYGLNPSAIAPLLRSLEYMHTASLIFDDLPSQDNASTRRGRSTLHEVYDSATAELTGLFLIQRAIKEQASLDRFDAKAVLALMHYSAGKAEEICRGQAMDLQSKGKALTLAELNMLCFYKTGAAFEASLVMPAILAQVEDDEIAGLKKFAYHAGIAFQIKDDLLDVEGDRQVLGKPTRKDLDNNSSTFVSVLGLDGARKEMWEHYCLAVEALREVPRNTDFLKHLLDYLVNRDR is encoded by the coding sequence ATGAGTGTTGAATTTACAAATTATTCCGATACAAGGTATCGGCTCGCTGAGCAGAAGGCTGCTCAGTATTTTTCATCTCTACACGGGCAGGTGAAGGAGAAGACGTATGTCCCTGTCCTGACCGAAGACATTGAAGTCTGGAAACGAAAACATGTGCGTCATCGTTCCTGGTGGACCTATTTTTCTCGCGGAAAGCAAAAGCCGGACACCCGGGATTATCACCGCTATATCGGTTGGCTGAATTATACGGGCAAACTCGACGATTATCTGGATCGCAGCGTATCCTACATTTACATGAGAGATCTTGGCAAAGCCATGGATTCTCCCGGCACGAAGGCCCGGATTCGTCAGGTGGTTACCGGCATCAAAACCCATTTGCTTCATTCCACCGGAACAAACCGGGAAGAACAGCCCGATTTTCTGAGCCTGGCCGGATTTTACCGATGGGCACAGAAGGAAGGCGTTGAGACCGCCGCGATTTGGGTGATCGACAAGCTGGGGAATGTCTCTGTCCATATTCCGAAAGAGCTGAATGCCGAGCAAGCCCAGCGTAAACTGATCAAGATTATTCTCGGGGTTGTTCTGCATGTGATAGAAGAAATGGGGGAGGAGACGCCGCCTGCGGAACGTTCAAGGAGACTGGATGAAGCCATCCGGCTAGGGTATTCCTACGGTCTGACCTATCCTTTTATTGACGATCTGCTCGATTCCCAGCTCTTGACCGCCGGAGAGAAAGAACGGTATTCCCGGATGATCCGAACCGCGCTTCTCACCGGAATCGTGCCGGAGCTTGGCGGGTGGACCGGCGAAAATGTTGAATTCATTCGATACGTCCATTCCGAGCTCCGGGATGCTTTTGAATATATTAAGGGCCTTCAGCGACCGGAGACCGTAAGCACGTTTTTTGAGCAGTCGTATGTGTTCTTTCAATCTCAGGATATCGACCGCGATAAGGACCTGAACTGCGCCAATTACACCAATGAAGAGCTGTATATCCCCGTCATCTTAAAATCCGCATCCTCCCGGCTGATCGTCCGTTCCGTAATCCATGCTGAAGTGGATGAAGGCTTTGATCATCGCACGTTTTACTATGGTATCTACAACCAGCTGGCCGACGACTTTGCGGATATGTTCGACGATATGGAGGGCGGCGCGGTAACACCCTATACGTATTATTTAAAGTACCGTAACCAGCGCCAGGATCTGGTCAACCCTTACGAATTATACTGGACGGTCATCTGCCATCTGATTCATAACGTCTTCCGCTCTGACGCCAAGACCCGTGAGGTGATCCTGGATCGTGCCATCAATGGCCTGAAACGCTGCAAAGAACGCTTGGGCGATGACAAGTATAACGAAATCATGGACATATTTGCTTCCGGCAATCTCGAATTCCATCATCTCGTGGGTCAGATGGTCCGAAAGGCTGAGGACGTGGATTTCTTCGATAAGCTGCTGCGGGATCAGATGAATGCCTTTTTGAAAAAAGACCGGCAGGAAAAGGAAGATTTTCAGGCTACAGTTAGGACAGTCCGCGATCAGATCAACAGTCTGCTGCCCATAGGGCAGAATAACGAGACTCAGCCGATGAAAGATACGCTCACCGATGCTGCGAATTACAGTCTTGAAGGGGACGGGAAGCGATTGCGTCCGATTTTGACCTGGGTTATGGGCGTTAACGAATATGGACTGAACCCTTCGGCCATCGCGCCCCTGCTGAGATCGCTTGAATACATGCATACCGCATCCCTGATCTTCGACGATCTGCCGTCCCAGGATAATGCGTCAACCCGCAGAGGACGTTCAACCCTGCATGAGGTGTATGACAGCGCAACAGCGGAATTAACCGGCCTGTTTCTGATTCAGAGGGCGATCAAAGAACAAGCGTCGCTTGACCGGTTCGATGCGAAGGCCGTGCTTGCCTTGATGCATTATTCGGCGGGGAAGGCGGAAGAAATCTGCAGGGGACAGGCGATGGATCTGCAATCCAAAGGCAAAGCATTGACGCTTGCAGAATTGAACATGCTGTGTTTTTACAAAACCGGAGCTGCCTTTGAAGCCTCGCTGGTGATGCCGGCTATTCTTGCTCAAGTGGAAGATGATGAAATCGCGGGTTTGAAGAAGTTCGCGTATCATGCGGGTATTGCCTTTCAAATTAAGGATGATTTGCTTGATGTGGAAGGCGACCGGCAAGTACTCGGCAAACCTACCCGCAAGGATTTGGATAACAACAGTTCGACCTTTGTATCCGTCCTCGGACTGGATGGCGCCAGAAAAGAGATGTGGGAGCACTACTGCTTGGCGGTTGAAGCTTTGAGAGAGGTGCCCCGGAATACCGATTTTCTGAAGCATTTGCTGGATTATTTGGTGAACCGGGACCGTTAA
- a CDS encoding aromatic acid exporter family protein codes for MERVDINSGIHRLKWRLPTLKIGLRTLKTAVGVSLSVMVSQLLHLQYFSSSGILTLLCIQKSRRKSIQAAVSRFFACILGMFFATGVFFIFGYFPYSFLILMLIFIPLCVRLRIQEGIASSSVIVMHVYMHKEASLAFFANEFLVILVGLGTALIINAYMPNIERQLNRCKDEVELLFQAQLQEIAAYLKDGNRPCDVKAMQRLSEVFKRAKSLVLLYNENHILGKDELYSPYFEKREQQYDALARMMPYVSRITVQMEQRERIGEFLLTLSNSLRQSGWSPGLHEDLCKIRQYHKLLPMPESRKEFEDRASLFVVANELELLLKAI; via the coding sequence ATGGAGAGGGTGGATATAAACAGCGGAATTCATCGGTTAAAATGGAGGCTGCCCACGCTAAAAATCGGGCTGCGGACACTTAAAACGGCGGTAGGCGTCAGCCTGTCCGTCATGGTGTCCCAACTGCTGCACCTGCAGTATTTTTCTTCGTCCGGCATCCTTACGCTTTTGTGCATTCAGAAATCGCGCCGCAAATCCATACAAGCGGCGGTAAGCCGTTTTTTCGCTTGTATACTTGGCATGTTTTTCGCGACCGGCGTCTTTTTCATCTTTGGTTATTTTCCCTATTCGTTTCTGATTCTAATGCTGATCTTTATCCCGTTATGCGTTCGGCTTCGGATTCAGGAGGGGATTGCCAGCAGCTCAGTCATTGTGATGCATGTCTATATGCATAAGGAAGCATCGCTTGCGTTTTTTGCCAACGAGTTTCTCGTCATTCTGGTAGGCCTCGGTACAGCGCTGATCATCAACGCGTATATGCCGAACATCGAGCGGCAGCTGAATCGCTGCAAGGACGAGGTCGAGCTGCTGTTCCAGGCTCAATTGCAGGAAATCGCCGCTTATTTGAAGGATGGAAATAGACCTTGTGATGTCAAGGCCATGCAGCGGCTTTCGGAAGTGTTCAAGAGGGCTAAGTCGCTGGTGCTGCTCTATAACGAGAACCATATTCTTGGCAAGGACGAACTCTATTCTCCCTATTTTGAGAAGCGAGAACAGCAGTATGACGCGCTTGCCCGGATGATGCCTTACGTATCCCGGATTACCGTTCAGATGGAGCAGCGGGAGAGAATCGGCGAATTCCTGCTCACTCTGAGCAATAGTCTCCGCCAGTCCGGATGGAGTCCGGGTCTACATGAGGATTTATGTAAAATAAGACAGTATCACAAGCTTCTCCCCATGCCGGAGTCCCGCAAGGAATTTGAAGACCGTGCAAGCTTGTTCGTCGTCGCCAATGAATTGGAGCTTTTACTAAAAGCTATTTAG
- a CDS encoding Glu/Leu/Phe/Val family dehydrogenase gives MSTQILEKTREPQEGVLQRTQQVIQQALQIMGCDESCYDLLKEPLRILTVRIPVKMDNGQIKVFTGYRAQHNDAVGPTKGGVRFHPDVTEEEVKALSMWMSMKCGITNLPYGGGKGGVRCDPRSMSPRELEMLSRGYVRAVSQIVGPTKDIPAPDVYTNSQVMAWMMDEYSRIREFDSPGFITGKPLVLGGSQGRESSTALGVTIVLKEACKVLGIEVKHSKVIIQGFGNAGSFLAKFLYDAGATIVGISDAYGALYDPNGLDIDDLLDKRDSFGTVTHLFQSRITNEELLVQSCDILIPAAIENQITETNAEHIQAKIVIEAANGPTTAHATKVLSDRGILIVPDVLASAGGVVVSYFEWVQNNQGYYWEEEEIIHKLQNILISSFYSIYETSRKEKVDMRLAAYIVGLKKMVDAAKWRGWI, from the coding sequence ATGAGTACACAAATCCTTGAGAAAACGAGAGAACCCCAAGAAGGCGTACTTCAAAGAACACAGCAAGTCATTCAGCAGGCCCTTCAAATCATGGGCTGCGATGAATCTTGTTACGATCTATTAAAGGAGCCCCTTCGAATATTAACGGTTCGCATTCCTGTCAAAATGGATAACGGGCAGATTAAAGTGTTTACCGGGTATCGCGCTCAGCATAATGATGCGGTCGGCCCGACCAAAGGCGGTGTCCGGTTTCATCCCGACGTCACGGAAGAGGAAGTCAAAGCGCTCTCCATGTGGATGAGCATGAAATGCGGCATCACCAATCTGCCGTACGGTGGCGGCAAAGGCGGTGTGAGGTGCGATCCGCGGTCGATGTCTCCCCGGGAGCTCGAGATGTTAAGCCGCGGGTATGTGCGAGCAGTCAGCCAGATTGTCGGTCCGACGAAAGATATCCCGGCTCCTGACGTCTATACCAATTCTCAAGTGATGGCCTGGATGATGGATGAATACAGCAGGATTCGTGAATTCGACTCTCCCGGCTTCATTACCGGCAAGCCTCTGGTACTCGGTGGATCGCAAGGAAGAGAATCGTCGACAGCACTTGGTGTAACCATCGTTCTTAAGGAAGCTTGCAAAGTTCTCGGAATCGAGGTTAAACATTCGAAGGTGATCATCCAGGGATTTGGAAACGCAGGCAGCTTCCTGGCCAAATTTCTGTATGATGCCGGGGCAACAATTGTCGGAATTTCCGATGCTTATGGAGCCTTGTACGATCCGAATGGACTGGATATTGATGATTTGCTGGACAAACGGGACTCCTTTGGAACGGTTACACATTTATTCCAAAGCCGGATCACCAATGAAGAATTATTGGTTCAGTCATGTGATATTTTAATTCCTGCCGCAATTGAGAATCAGATTACCGAAACCAACGCGGAACATATCCAGGCAAAAATCGTCATCGAGGCGGCGAATGGGCCGACAACGGCGCATGCCACGAAAGTGCTGAGCGATAGAGGGATTTTGATCGTTCCGGACGTTTTGGCGAGTGCGGGAGGAGTCGTCGTATCCTATTTTGAGTGGGTACAGAACAATCAGGGGTACTATTGGGAGGAGGAAGAGATCATCCACAAGCTGCAGAACATTCTGATTTCCTCATTCTATTCGATTTACGAGACTTCGCGGAAAGAGAAGGTCGATATGAGATTGGCTGCTTATATCGTCGGGTTGAAGAAAATGGTGGATGCGGCGAAATGGAGAGGGTGGATATAA
- a CDS encoding cation:dicarboxylate symporter family transporter, which translates to MKRIGLAWQILIGLALGITAGALFYGNPSIEKFLMPIGDIFIRLIKMIVIPIVVSSLIVGVAGTGSVKQLGKLGGKTILYFEIVTTVAIIVGLAAANLLHPGSGVDMSHLAKSDVHKYMNSAEAVSSHSFADTFVNIVPSNIVDALARGDMLAIIFFSVMFGLGVAAIGDKGKPVLQFFHGVMEAMFQLTNQIMKFAPFGVFALIGVTVSKFGIASLIPLGKLVFAVYLSMAFFIIVVLGIIAKLCGTSIFTIIKLLKDELILAYSTASSETVMPKIIEKMEKFGCPKAITSFVVPTGYSFNLDGSTLYQALAALFIAQMYGIDMPLSAQITLMLVLMVTSKGIAGVPGVSFVVLLATLGSVGIPPEGLAFIAGIDRIMDMARTVVNVLGNSLATVAISKWEGKFDAEKAKKYLKSRQSAQDAA; encoded by the coding sequence ATGAAAAGAATAGGACTTGCTTGGCAAATACTGATCGGGCTTGCATTAGGGATTACGGCAGGCGCATTGTTTTACGGAAATCCATCCATTGAAAAGTTTCTAATGCCTATTGGCGATATCTTTATCCGGCTGATCAAAATGATCGTCATTCCCATCGTCGTGTCTTCGCTTATTGTCGGCGTGGCGGGAACCGGGAGTGTTAAGCAGCTCGGCAAATTGGGCGGAAAAACGATCCTCTATTTTGAAATTGTGACGACTGTTGCCATCATCGTCGGACTGGCCGCAGCCAATCTGCTGCATCCGGGTTCGGGGGTGGATATGTCTCATCTGGCCAAAAGCGATGTTCATAAATACATGAATTCCGCGGAAGCAGTGAGCAGCCACAGCTTTGCCGACACCTTTGTCAACATCGTTCCAAGCAATATTGTCGATGCTCTCGCGAGAGGGGATATGTTGGCGATCATCTTTTTCTCAGTTATGTTTGGTCTTGGCGTTGCTGCCATTGGAGATAAAGGCAAGCCGGTGCTCCAGTTTTTCCATGGGGTCATGGAGGCCATGTTCCAACTCACGAATCAAATTATGAAATTCGCTCCGTTTGGCGTGTTTGCGCTGATCGGCGTAACCGTTTCGAAATTCGGGATCGCTTCTCTTATCCCGCTGGGTAAGCTTGTATTCGCTGTCTACTTATCCATGGCGTTCTTCATCATCGTGGTGCTCGGCATCATCGCCAAACTGTGCGGGACAAGCATTTTTACCATCATCAAGCTGCTTAAGGATGAGCTGATTCTTGCCTATTCCACTGCAAGTTCCGAGACCGTAATGCCCAAAATCATCGAGAAAATGGAAAAGTTCGGTTGTCCCAAAGCGATTACCTCTTTCGTCGTTCCCACCGGCTATTCGTTTAATCTGGACGGGTCTACGTTGTATCAGGCTCTTGCGGCTCTGTTCATTGCGCAAATGTACGGAATAGACATGCCGCTGAGCGCCCAAATCACTTTGATGCTAGTATTAATGGTCACTTCCAAGGGGATCGCAGGCGTACCGGGCGTCTCGTTTGTGGTTCTCCTTGCAACGCTTGGTTCGGTCGGGATTCCGCCGGAAGGACTGGCCTTTATTGCCGGTATCGACCGGATTATGGATATGGCGCGGACCGTCGTTAATGTGCTGGGCAATAGCTTGGCCACCGTGGCCATTTCCAAATGGGAAGGTAAATTTGACGCCGAGAAAGCGAAGAAATATTTGAAGTCCAGACAATCCGCCCAAGACGCCGCCTAA
- a CDS encoding sensor histidine kinase produces the protein MKTNIAAFVLMLIVVPLAGELKFFPFHDEFRVSLGIPIFFFFLLWLQRIPPALSGFLVGIAVVAFRVLLDSLIPGDVSFETLYLKHFPAFFYYLAYAALFQLLRLNQVPYRPVRVGVLSIFTEIFANLVEFAVRHTNEMGQINLAVLGKLLVIAVIRSFFVLGFFNLIQLRQSVLGEEQQRKEKERILLLVSNLYEESVQLRKTMQFAEDITRDGYELYRQLQQVHSLDELGPLARKALSLSGQVHEIKKDNQRIYAGLSELIADEGTADYMDLADITRLIVRTNDKYAAALGKTIQFNIKVNDTFPPLHVYTLLSLMNNLAANAVEAISREGAIAISARRTDDKIEIQVRDNGPGIPDKKKKRVFTPGYTSKYDISGKPSTGMGLYYIREVVTELQGDIELQDDPETGETVFTLLLPIDPLTQKG, from the coding sequence TTGAAAACCAATATCGCTGCATTTGTCCTTATGCTGATTGTAGTTCCCCTCGCCGGGGAGCTAAAATTCTTTCCTTTTCATGATGAATTTCGGGTAAGCCTGGGGATTCCCATATTTTTCTTTTTCCTGTTATGGCTTCAAAGAATCCCTCCTGCCTTATCCGGATTCCTGGTCGGCATTGCCGTTGTCGCCTTCCGCGTCTTGTTGGATTCCTTGATTCCAGGGGATGTTTCGTTCGAAACGCTGTATCTGAAGCATTTTCCGGCGTTCTTTTATTACCTGGCGTATGCGGCATTATTCCAGCTCCTACGGTTAAACCAGGTTCCTTACCGGCCGGTACGGGTCGGGGTTCTAAGCATCTTTACCGAAATCTTTGCCAATCTGGTTGAGTTCGCCGTTCGGCACACTAATGAAATGGGCCAGATCAATTTAGCGGTATTGGGCAAGCTGCTGGTCATCGCGGTCATTCGCAGTTTTTTTGTGCTCGGCTTCTTCAATCTCATTCAGTTGCGCCAGTCCGTTTTGGGCGAAGAGCAGCAACGCAAAGAAAAGGAACGTATTCTTCTGCTCGTGTCGAATTTATATGAAGAGTCAGTCCAGCTTAGAAAAACGATGCAATTCGCGGAAGATATTACTAGAGATGGCTATGAATTGTACCGTCAACTGCAGCAAGTTCATTCTCTGGATGAGCTGGGCCCTTTAGCGCGGAAAGCGCTCAGCCTCTCGGGACAGGTCCATGAAATCAAAAAAGACAACCAGCGAATCTACGCCGGACTTTCCGAGCTGATCGCAGACGAAGGAACGGCGGACTATATGGATCTTGCGGATATCACGCGGCTCATTGTCCGGACGAATGACAAATACGCGGCAGCTTTAGGCAAAACGATTCAATTTAACATCAAGGTGAATGATACGTTTCCTCCCCTGCATGTGTACACCCTGTTATCTTTAATGAACAACCTGGCGGCCAATGCGGTAGAAGCCATTTCCAGGGAAGGGGCCATTGCCATTTCAGCCCGCCGTACAGACGATAAGATTGAAATTCAGGTCCGCGATAACGGGCCGGGCATTCCAGATAAGAAAAAAAAGCGGGTCTTTACACCGGGATACACGTCAAAGTATGATATTTCGGGAAAACCCTCTACTGGAATGGGACTGTACTATATTCGGGAGGTCGTCACGGAGCTTCAGGGGGATATTGAATTGCAGGATGACCCGGAAACCGGAGAAACGGTATTTACTCTGCTGCTTCCGATCGATCCGTTAACCCAGAAAGGATGA
- a CDS encoding response regulator yields the protein MRFFIVDDDEGVRSMLADIIEDFGLGEVVGELEDGSNLSHDLLELKKVDILMIDLLMPIRDGIQTVRAIGQDFSGKIIMLSQIESKDMIGEAYSLGVQYYITKPINRLEILEIIRKVMDHLRLQKSMSDIQRTIQGLQIVSSPKIQRTADAENKIVTSGHFMLSELGMIGEAGSKDVLEMLEVLYQLDSETGETSFTFPSLKDIFTSIAAKKLGHRASPAELNKEIKASEQRVRRAIFQTLTHVASLGLTDYSHPKFENYASKFFDFTEIRKRMLELQNEVEPSQSQVRINTKKFIQVLYVETKRSMS from the coding sequence ATGCGATTTTTTATCGTAGATGACGATGAGGGAGTTCGTTCCATGTTGGCTGACATCATTGAAGACTTCGGTCTTGGTGAAGTTGTCGGCGAACTGGAAGACGGCTCGAATCTAAGTCATGATCTGCTTGAACTGAAGAAAGTCGATATTCTGATGATTGATCTATTGATGCCGATTCGGGATGGAATCCAGACGGTTCGGGCAATTGGGCAGGATTTCAGCGGCAAAATCATTATGCTCTCGCAAATTGAATCAAAGGATATGATTGGGGAAGCCTACTCGCTTGGGGTCCAGTATTATATCACCAAACCGATTAATCGTCTGGAGATTCTGGAGATCATACGTAAAGTAATGGACCATCTGCGGTTGCAAAAGTCGATGAGCGATATCCAGAGAACGATTCAAGGATTGCAGATCGTAAGTTCGCCAAAGATCCAACGGACAGCGGACGCAGAGAACAAGATCGTGACATCCGGCCATTTTATGCTGTCAGAACTCGGAATGATCGGGGAAGCGGGAAGCAAAGACGTGTTAGAGATGCTGGAGGTTCTGTATCAGCTCGATTCGGAAACGGGTGAGACTTCCTTTACGTTTCCTTCACTTAAAGATATTTTTACAAGCATCGCCGCAAAAAAACTTGGTCACCGAGCATCCCCCGCTGAGCTGAACAAGGAAATCAAAGCCTCGGAGCAGCGGGTTCGCCGGGCCATTTTTCAAACGCTTACTCATGTGGCTTCTCTCGGCTTAACCGATTACTCGCATCCAAAATTCGAGAATTATGCTTCGAAATTTTTCGATTTCACTGAAATCCGCAAACGGATGCTGGAACTGCAAAATGAGGTAGAACCTTCCCAATCCCAGGTGCGGATCAACACGAAAAAATTTATCCAGGTGCTTTATGTGGAAACGAAACGATCGATGAGTTAA